A region from the Halobacillus mangrovi genome encodes:
- a CDS encoding sugar phosphorylase encodes MSQKTIDTIQQNLYEVYGEEKGSRILKSIHNLIDQYKQAAQQKEWVDEKDIMLITYGDSIKSSEQKPLHTLKAFLNEYVGDTINSVHILPFYPYTSDDGFSVQDYLKVNPELGNWEHVQKLAEDYDLMFDAVINHISSKSDWFLNYLKGEPAYQDYFVESDPSLDHSSIVRPRALPLLTKVEHVEGTKYVWTTFSDDQIDLNYESEALFLEVLEILAQYVKHGARYLRLDAIGFLWKRLNTTSIHLDETHLIVQVMRDVLEEISPGTIIITETNVPHKDNISYFGDGSNEAHMVYQFPLPPLTLNAFLSGNAKHLSEWADSLEPTSDHTSFFNFLASHDGVGLRPVEGILDENEVQKMVDRVKENGGYVSYKDNGDGTKSPYELNINYLSALKKSEDSQQRTVERFIAAQTILLSVKGVPGIYIHSLLGSENDQKGVEETGRNRSINREKLSAEDLEQELKTEGSLRERIFSGCMDRIEKRKAEKAFHPNADQKVLFIDDRLFAITRTNEETGEKLVAIINTSEQQIEVPGDSLQKELRHNGFKDVINESTYSSELTTITVEPYQAMWLKEAE; translated from the coding sequence ATGAGTCAAAAAACTATAGATACAATCCAACAGAACCTCTATGAAGTGTACGGTGAAGAAAAAGGTTCTCGAATTTTGAAATCGATTCATAATCTTATTGATCAATATAAACAAGCTGCTCAGCAGAAAGAATGGGTAGATGAGAAAGATATCATGCTGATTACCTACGGAGATTCAATTAAAAGTTCAGAACAGAAACCTTTGCATACTTTAAAAGCATTTTTAAATGAGTATGTAGGAGATACGATTAACTCTGTACATATTCTGCCTTTTTATCCTTATACGTCAGATGATGGGTTTTCCGTTCAAGACTATCTGAAGGTGAATCCCGAACTCGGAAACTGGGAGCATGTTCAAAAGCTTGCAGAGGACTATGATCTCATGTTCGATGCCGTGATCAATCATATTTCAAGTAAGAGTGATTGGTTTTTAAATTATTTGAAAGGCGAGCCTGCTTATCAGGACTATTTTGTTGAGTCTGATCCTTCTCTTGATCACAGCTCGATTGTCAGGCCAAGGGCTTTGCCACTGCTTACAAAAGTGGAGCATGTGGAGGGAACAAAGTACGTCTGGACGACATTCAGTGACGATCAAATCGATCTCAATTATGAAAGTGAAGCATTATTCTTAGAAGTACTTGAAATCCTTGCTCAATATGTTAAACACGGAGCGCGTTACTTGCGTCTTGATGCCATAGGATTTTTATGGAAACGCTTAAACACTACAAGTATTCATTTGGATGAAACCCACCTGATCGTCCAAGTGATGAGGGATGTACTTGAGGAAATTTCACCAGGCACGATCATTATTACGGAGACGAATGTTCCGCATAAAGATAACATCAGCTACTTTGGAGATGGATCGAATGAAGCTCACATGGTTTACCAGTTCCCGCTTCCACCGCTAACACTGAACGCTTTTCTATCAGGAAACGCCAAGCATCTATCTGAGTGGGCGGACTCACTGGAGCCGACAAGTGACCATACCTCCTTTTTCAATTTCCTGGCTTCCCATGATGGGGTAGGGTTACGACCTGTTGAAGGAATCTTAGATGAAAATGAAGTTCAAAAGATGGTCGACAGAGTTAAAGAGAACGGAGGCTATGTTTCCTATAAAGATAACGGAGATGGAACAAAGAGTCCTTATGAACTAAACATTAACTATTTGAGTGCATTGAAGAAGTCGGAAGATTCACAGCAGCGAACCGTGGAACGTTTTATTGCGGCACAAACCATTTTGTTATCTGTAAAAGGTGTTCCTGGCATTTATATTCATAGTCTCTTAGGTTCTGAGAATGATCAGAAAGGTGTTGAGGAGACAGGACGTAATCGTTCCATCAATCGGGAAAAATTATCTGCAGAAGACTTGGAGCAAGAATTGAAAACAGAAGGAAGCTTGCGTGAAAGAATTTTCAGCGGATGTATGGATCGGATTGAGAAACGAAAAGCTGAAAAGGCGTTCCATCCAAATGCAGACCAAAAAGTGCTTTTCATAGACGATCGATTGTTTGCGATAACTCGAACCAATGAGGAAACGGGTGAAAAGCTGGTAGCGATCATTAATACATCCGAGCAGCAGATTGAAGTTCCGGGAGATTCTCTGCAAAAGGAATTAAGGCATAACGGATTCAAAGATGTGATTAATGAGTCCACCTATTCTTCAGAGCTAACCACCATTACCGTTGAGCCATACCAAGCGATGTGGTTGAAGGAGGCTGAATGA
- a CDS encoding DHA2 family efflux MFS transporter permease subunit, whose amino-acid sequence MSKFKNSNKAIMTIILTGSFLSVLSMTVMTTAIPVIMNDLSISANTAQWLNSIFVIIIGLLAPVSAYELNRFTSRQIFFAAMLSFSVGTTLGFLAYDFNVLLLGRVFQAIGAGLFLPLVSAVIFAVYPMKKRGKMMGLSGLIGAFAPAVGPSFSGWLLEFYDWRMIFLVLLPIIALDMAAGYFVLTNVTKQQPTRLDLPSVLLSSIGLAAFLYGCNTAGVRDWSDWEVWGSVLAGAAAIIWFVCRQFLIRKPILDLRVFQNPIYSITSVIAMISFASMISAETILPIYMQSIMNLTPFQSGLVLLPGAVVLGIVSFFAGQLFDWKGARWLSIGGAVLLALFTFMLTRLTPQTTIGYLTFVQTARMLGISMINMPVRTAGLNELSEKYISHGIAVGSSTRQIGAGIGTALLIVVMTLSSQGGSFVGVKGVNTAFFVATITSIIALILSLFIPSTKKDN is encoded by the coding sequence ATGAGTAAATTTAAGAATTCAAACAAAGCGATCATGACCATAATTTTAACAGGAAGTTTTCTTTCTGTTTTAAGTATGACTGTCATGACAACGGCCATTCCTGTAATTATGAACGACCTTTCGATTTCTGCAAATACAGCCCAGTGGCTGAATTCAATCTTTGTCATCATTATTGGCTTACTTGCGCCAGTTTCAGCCTATGAACTTAACCGTTTCACATCTCGCCAAATCTTTTTTGCGGCCATGCTAAGCTTTTCTGTAGGCACGACGTTGGGATTCCTTGCTTACGATTTTAATGTGCTCCTGTTAGGCAGAGTTTTTCAAGCCATCGGTGCCGGGCTTTTTCTACCTTTAGTGAGCGCCGTCATTTTTGCTGTTTATCCTATGAAAAAGCGCGGTAAAATGATGGGGTTATCTGGACTGATAGGGGCTTTCGCTCCAGCAGTAGGTCCATCATTTTCTGGCTGGCTGTTAGAATTTTATGATTGGCGAATGATATTTCTCGTCTTACTGCCCATCATTGCCCTGGACATGGCTGCTGGTTACTTTGTTCTAACAAATGTTACGAAACAGCAGCCTACAAGGTTAGACCTGCCTTCCGTGCTACTCTCTTCCATTGGTCTGGCTGCTTTCCTATATGGATGTAATACAGCAGGAGTAAGAGACTGGAGTGATTGGGAGGTTTGGGGATCCGTCTTAGCAGGTGCAGCAGCAATCATTTGGTTTGTTTGCAGACAATTCCTGATTAGAAAACCAATTTTAGATTTGAGGGTTTTCCAAAATCCCATTTATTCAATTACTTCAGTCATAGCGATGATTTCTTTTGCTTCTATGATTAGTGCGGAAACGATTTTGCCTATCTATATGCAATCGATCATGAACTTAACCCCTTTCCAATCAGGACTAGTCCTGCTGCCAGGGGCTGTCGTTCTTGGTATTGTATCCTTTTTTGCCGGCCAGCTTTTTGATTGGAAAGGAGCAAGATGGTTATCCATTGGTGGAGCTGTCCTGCTGGCCCTCTTCACGTTTATGCTTACCCGCCTGACCCCGCAGACGACAATCGGGTATTTAACGTTTGTACAAACAGCACGCATGCTCGGAATCTCGATGATCAATATGCCAGTGAGAACAGCAGGACTTAATGAGCTCTCAGAAAAATACATATCCCATGGAATTGCCGTTGGGTCGTCGACAAGACAGATTGGAGCTGGCATCGGGACTGCTCTGCTCATTGTCGTTATGACTCTATCATCACAAGGGGGTTCTTTCGTCGGGGTAAAAGGAGTAAATACAGCCTTCTTTGTTGCAACCATTACCTCTATCATCGCTTTGATTCTAAGTTTATTTATACCATCAACCAAAAAGGATAATTAA
- a CDS encoding endonuclease/exonuclease/phosphatase family protein: MDLRIMTYNLRVDLPQDGMNSWTHRADKVYRMLKKHEPLVLGAQEALIHMIKDLENRFSDYRWIGEGRRGGTSDEFCPIFYNHEVLECVDSGQFWLSDQPEVPNSISWDSDFPRICTWGHFQSRENPFDNFIVYNTHLDHISQPARENGIALIWERMHSHYREKNIPIVLTGDLNSQPDDRVIQFLRGNASIRVLTKDLQDSYAVLNETLGNTFHSFQGGSEGAPIDYIFCTQDVKVLKTEIDRNAYDGRYPSDHYPVISKIEF; encoded by the coding sequence ATGGATTTAAGAATAATGACTTATAATTTAAGGGTTGATCTTCCTCAAGATGGTATGAATAGCTGGACTCATCGTGCCGACAAAGTGTACAGGATGTTAAAGAAGCATGAGCCGCTTGTTTTAGGGGCCCAGGAAGCATTGATCCACATGATAAAAGATTTAGAAAATCGCTTTTCTGACTATAGATGGATTGGAGAAGGAAGACGAGGGGGAACGAGCGATGAATTCTGCCCGATTTTCTATAATCACGAGGTACTAGAATGTGTAGATTCCGGACAGTTCTGGTTGTCGGATCAACCGGAAGTGCCGAATAGTATAAGCTGGGACAGTGATTTTCCAAGAATATGCACGTGGGGACATTTTCAATCGAGGGAAAATCCATTTGATAATTTTATTGTTTACAACACTCATCTTGACCATATCAGCCAGCCAGCAAGAGAGAACGGCATCGCATTAATTTGGGAAAGGATGCACAGTCATTACAGAGAAAAAAATATCCCCATTGTATTGACCGGTGATCTGAACAGCCAGCCAGATGATAGGGTTATCCAGTTTTTAAGAGGCAACGCATCTATCCGAGTATTAACAAAGGATTTGCAAGATTCATATGCAGTTTTAAACGAAACTCTAGGAAACACTTTTCATTCTTTTCAAGGCGGGTCAGAAGGAGCACCCATCGATTACATATTTTGCACGCAAGATGTTAAGGTATTAAAAACAGAGATTGATAGAAATGCTTACGATGGAAGATATCCGTCTGATCATTATCCTGTCATTTCCAAAATTGAATTCTGA
- a CDS encoding sodium:solute symporter family protein, which yields MGWYIGYFLVYFGLLFAMGFWYFFKVKSSDDYLIAGWSMGFWPIVGTIISTFCGAAVFIGWVGMGFTVGMSGFFKFALPAYLFTLLLIVLFAKPLRRQRLYTLADLFSERFGDKLGIFPSVLSAFIYSVPTLALQIVGMSTVFTLAFDMSFNTGVIFSFALILGFTILGGLPATIITDAIQSIILVIGIVALFIASIFYGGGVQEILQSTPSDYLTPFGQEGVSAVLIYALSVGPFYLIWQSTWQRIFASKSAEVAQKAGITAVIIATLISLLPYSIGVIARQYVPADINPDLVFSYVTVELLPPALGGIILVGLLSALMTGADSFILQGSSNLTQDLYARLIKPDANEKQMMAVSRWSVVIISVLGLIVAYNITNIISMYQWALRLSAVTLVFPFLAVMFWRGVTAKGTFVSMILAATVTIVWPYLKSPIDVTLVGFSVSFITLVIVSLFTSHSRTERVKAVYYEDFERARKNLHDSA from the coding sequence ATGGGTTGGTACATAGGATACTTTCTTGTTTATTTCGGGTTACTTTTTGCTATGGGGTTTTGGTATTTCTTTAAGGTCAAAAGTTCGGATGATTATTTAATCGCTGGCTGGAGTATGGGTTTTTGGCCAATCGTTGGTACTATCATAAGTACATTTTGTGGAGCTGCTGTTTTCATCGGATGGGTAGGGATGGGATTTACTGTAGGTATGTCTGGCTTTTTTAAGTTCGCTTTACCAGCCTATCTATTTACTTTACTTTTAATTGTATTATTTGCTAAGCCGCTTAGGCGTCAACGTTTATATACTTTAGCTGATTTATTCAGTGAACGTTTTGGAGACAAACTGGGGATCTTCCCATCTGTACTCTCAGCTTTTATTTACTCAGTTCCCACTCTCGCTTTGCAAATTGTAGGAATGTCGACCGTCTTCACATTAGCATTTGATATGTCTTTCAATACAGGAGTGATTTTCTCATTCGCCCTAATTCTTGGGTTTACTATTTTAGGAGGACTACCTGCGACCATTATTACAGATGCCATACAATCTATCATACTTGTTATTGGAATTGTTGCTTTGTTTATTGCCAGTATTTTTTACGGAGGAGGCGTTCAAGAGATCCTGCAATCCACACCTTCTGATTACTTGACCCCATTTGGTCAGGAAGGCGTAAGCGCTGTGCTTATTTATGCCTTATCCGTCGGTCCGTTTTATTTGATATGGCAGTCCACGTGGCAAAGGATTTTTGCTTCAAAATCAGCGGAAGTCGCTCAAAAAGCTGGAATTACTGCGGTTATTATTGCTACGCTCATCTCTCTTTTACCGTATTCTATCGGAGTTATCGCTCGTCAATATGTGCCTGCAGATATTAATCCAGATCTTGTATTCTCGTATGTAACGGTTGAGCTTTTACCTCCTGCTCTTGGAGGAATCATCCTAGTTGGTTTACTGTCAGCTCTTATGACTGGAGCCGATTCGTTCATTCTCCAAGGAAGTTCGAACTTAACACAAGATCTTTATGCGCGTTTAATTAAACCTGATGCAAATGAAAAACAAATGATGGCCGTTTCCAGGTGGAGTGTAGTGATTATCTCAGTACTTGGTTTAATTGTTGCTTATAATATCACGAATATTATTTCTATGTATCAATGGGCGCTCAGACTATCGGCGGTAACGCTTGTGTTCCCTTTTTTAGCCGTGATGTTTTGGAGAGGAGTTACGGCAAAAGGAACGTTCGTTTCCATGATACTGGCAGCGACTGTCACCATTGTCTGGCCCTATTTAAAATCACCTATAGATGTCACTCTTGTGGGGTTCTCAGTCTCCTTCATTACCTTAGTGATTGTAAGTTTATTCACCTCCCACTCTCGGACAGAAAGAGTAAAAGCTGTCTATTATGAAGACTTTGAAAGGGCTCGAAAAAATCTACATGACTCAGCATGA
- a CDS encoding formylglycine-generating enzyme family protein, with product MKRACCSASRTTVESKLSPDKGKITTTEGKAVKFKEKMVYLPGGEFLMGTDDKEGFPFDGEGPVRKKQVQPFYIDRHTVTNTEFKQFVDETGYKTEAEHYGWSFVFYQFIPKDFPYQVQQLPNTPWWLATEGAYWFQPEGPGSSIEGRMEHPVIHVSWNDAVAFCDWAGKRLPTEKEWEYAARGGLVQKRYPWGDELTPKGHHYCNIWQGDFPRENSEEDGYIGTAPAQTFPTNGYGLFHMAGNVWEWCSDWFSNHPEKRIDPKRLNNESPKVMRGGSYLCHFSYCNRYRVAARSSNTMDSSTGNIGFRCVADEEKF from the coding sequence ATGAAACGTGCCTGTTGTTCAGCGAGCCGGACTACAGTCGAAAGTAAGCTTAGCCCAGATAAAGGTAAGATAACAACAACGGAAGGTAAAGCGGTTAAGTTTAAAGAAAAAATGGTGTATTTGCCTGGAGGAGAGTTTTTAATGGGGACTGATGATAAAGAAGGTTTTCCGTTTGATGGCGAAGGCCCTGTTAGAAAAAAACAAGTCCAGCCTTTTTACATAGATCGCCACACGGTCACGAATACAGAATTCAAACAATTTGTCGATGAAACGGGATACAAAACAGAAGCCGAACATTATGGATGGTCTTTCGTCTTCTATCAATTTATTCCAAAAGATTTTCCCTATCAGGTTCAGCAACTTCCAAATACACCCTGGTGGTTGGCGACAGAAGGAGCGTATTGGTTCCAGCCTGAAGGGCCGGGGTCATCGATTGAAGGTCGTATGGAGCATCCGGTCATTCATGTATCCTGGAATGATGCAGTGGCGTTCTGTGATTGGGCAGGTAAAAGATTACCAACTGAAAAAGAGTGGGAATATGCAGCGCGCGGGGGATTAGTACAAAAGAGATATCCATGGGGAGATGAACTGACTCCAAAGGGTCACCATTACTGCAACATTTGGCAGGGAGATTTCCCACGTGAGAATTCGGAAGAGGATGGATATATAGGGACTGCACCTGCTCAGACTTTTCCGACCAATGGGTACGGCCTTTTTCATATGGCGGGGAACGTCTGGGAATGGTGTTCCGATTGGTTCTCCAATCACCCAGAGAAAAGGATTGATCCGAAACGTTTGAACAACGAGTCTCCGAAAGTCATGCGAGGCGGTTCTTACCTTTGTCACTTCTCGTATTGTAATCGTTATCGTGTTGCGGCTCGCAGTTCGAATACAATGGATAGTTCTACTGGTAATATTGGATTCAGGTGTGTGGCAGATGAGGAGAAATTCTAG
- a CDS encoding amidohydrolase → MRYDQIIYNGNIITLEEGLERPVAVGVKEGSIKKVWKEEIRSSIKADEWIDLDGRTLIPGFIDTHNHLFMYARQKVQLNCSTPPNLNISDLLELIRLETEKLPDGEWIVGYGYDDTLLEESRHIFRHELDKVAPHHPVFIRHISGHLAIINSKALEYCDIPDSVKDPSGGHFGRGESGFLNGILYELPVLERVMNRIPRPSVVELVTQLEKAAHDYLKEGITTSTDAAVGLDLDFDEYRAHVEAVASRKNPLHMRYMILYSLLENGELEGLNKSELHSRIQKDTEGRGKLDSVKLFQDGSIQGYTAALRGGYYKNENYNGDLVHKQEDFNNYIEKYHNQGHRIAIHGNGDLAIASIIEAYTNALDKNPKRDHKHRIEHLQTAKAEDLDLMQDYEIATSLFINHIYYWGDRHREIFLGPERASQMNPTASVARRGLLYTLHSDCPITPISPLFSIWAAANRITRDGHVLGEEEKVSVQEALKSMTIYGARLNGTEEENGSIKEGKRADFAVLETNLLHVDPIMIKDVEVDMTIIDGEVVYQREIS, encoded by the coding sequence ATGAGATATGATCAGATTATATATAATGGAAACATTATTACGCTGGAAGAAGGACTTGAAAGGCCCGTAGCAGTCGGTGTAAAAGAAGGAAGTATAAAAAAGGTTTGGAAGGAAGAAATTCGTAGTTCCATTAAAGCTGATGAATGGATTGACTTAGATGGACGTACACTCATCCCAGGATTTATCGATACTCATAACCATTTGTTTATGTATGCGAGGCAAAAAGTTCAATTAAACTGTTCTACACCTCCTAATCTAAATATTTCTGACCTACTGGAGTTGATTCGGCTAGAAACGGAGAAGCTACCAGATGGTGAGTGGATTGTAGGATATGGGTACGATGATACGCTGCTGGAGGAAAGCCGGCATATTTTTCGTCATGAACTAGACAAGGTTGCTCCTCATCATCCGGTCTTTATCAGACACATATCTGGTCATCTCGCCATCATCAACTCTAAAGCTTTGGAATATTGCGATATACCTGATTCGGTTAAGGACCCTTCAGGTGGACATTTTGGACGTGGAGAAAGTGGATTCTTGAATGGGATTTTATATGAATTGCCAGTTCTCGAACGAGTTATGAACCGGATACCGAGGCCTTCTGTAGTTGAACTTGTTACTCAATTGGAAAAAGCCGCCCATGATTATCTTAAAGAAGGGATCACGACTAGTACAGACGCAGCTGTAGGGTTAGACCTAGATTTTGATGAATATCGTGCTCATGTCGAAGCTGTTGCGAGTCGTAAAAACCCATTGCACATGCGCTATATGATCTTATATAGCCTTTTGGAAAATGGGGAATTGGAAGGGCTGAACAAATCAGAACTTCATTCTCGCATACAGAAAGACACTGAAGGCCGTGGAAAATTGGATAGTGTAAAGCTTTTTCAGGATGGATCCATTCAAGGGTACACAGCAGCCTTAAGAGGCGGATATTACAAGAATGAAAACTATAATGGAGATCTGGTTCATAAACAAGAAGATTTTAATAATTATATAGAAAAATACCATAACCAAGGCCATCGAATAGCTATACATGGGAACGGAGACTTGGCCATAGCATCTATTATTGAAGCTTATACGAACGCCTTAGACAAGAACCCTAAAAGAGATCATAAGCATCGAATAGAACATCTTCAGACGGCGAAAGCTGAAGATCTAGACTTAATGCAAGATTATGAAATAGCCACCTCCTTGTTCATCAATCATATCTACTATTGGGGAGATCGCCACCGCGAGATTTTTCTAGGTCCAGAAAGAGCTTCCCAAATGAATCCAACGGCAAGTGTAGCTCGCCGCGGCCTTCTCTACACCTTGCATTCGGATTGCCCCATTACACCTATATCTCCGCTCTTTTCGATTTGGGCGGCAGCCAACCGAATTACCCGTGATGGACATGTGTTAGGTGAAGAAGAGAAGGTTTCTGTTCAAGAAGCCTTGAAATCTATGACTATATATGGAGCAAGATTAAACGGGACTGAGGAAGAGAATGGTTCGATCAAGGAAGGGAAGCGGGCAGATTTTGCAGTCTTGGAAACAAATTTACTACACGTTGATCCGATAATGATTAAGGATGTGGAAGTGGACATGACGATTATTGATGGTGAGGTAGTGTACCAAAGAGAGATTTCTTAA
- a CDS encoding M4 family metallopeptidase, whose protein sequence is MKKKHVIPMAVLSSALVMGTVAPSSTLAVSTQTPTEVVQKNVHKANGNKPFFVKEKQAEKQNKADERSAKAFLKKNNAKYKVDAPEESLDAAEVKKDQLGMTHVKLQQKKNGVPVDGHAITVHYSSDNRVQAVSGQFNESVEDSSISTEASLSKEESLKKAKAAVKAPKELPYEPSSELVIYPFDDENHLAYKVNVTFMGEQPGNWFVYVDANSGEVIDQYNAIMHADGYQSSTGAGLGVLGDHRQLHISHQNDKSFKDGTKFYLLDQTHENLDGIYTYDFKNSWAYNQLPGELFQSNDAAFTDDYDRPAVDAHYNSEEVYDYFLEEHDRNSIDGEGMPIISSVHFGEDYNNAFWNGRQMTYGDGDGEFFIPLSAGLDVAAHEMTHGVTTHSAGLKYEFQSGALNEAFSDIFGALVDEEDWEVGEDIMAEEAVASGRESLRSLSNPSKYPVGSAYVEYGDGNGMYPSHMDEYYDLPLDLDNGGVHINSSIINHAAYITGEQIGKEKLGQIYYRALTVYLAPESDFSYAREVLIQSAVDLYGEGSEEALATEDGFNKVGITE, encoded by the coding sequence ATGAAGAAAAAACATGTTATTCCAATGGCCGTACTTTCGTCTGCCTTAGTTATGGGGACTGTGGCCCCGTCCAGTACTTTAGCTGTGAGTACACAGACCCCAACAGAAGTTGTACAGAAAAACGTACATAAAGCGAATGGCAATAAACCTTTCTTTGTCAAAGAAAAACAAGCAGAGAAACAAAACAAAGCTGACGAACGTTCAGCAAAAGCGTTCTTAAAGAAAAACAATGCCAAATATAAAGTTGATGCTCCCGAAGAAAGCTTAGACGCTGCTGAGGTTAAAAAGGACCAGCTAGGCATGACGCATGTGAAGCTGCAGCAGAAGAAAAATGGCGTTCCAGTCGATGGGCATGCAATTACTGTCCATTATAGTAGTGATAACCGTGTTCAGGCTGTAAGCGGACAGTTCAATGAATCGGTCGAAGACTCCTCGATTTCAACGGAAGCTTCTCTTTCTAAAGAAGAGAGTCTTAAAAAAGCCAAAGCTGCTGTGAAAGCGCCTAAGGAGCTTCCATATGAACCTTCTTCAGAGCTAGTGATTTATCCATTCGATGATGAAAATCACCTAGCTTACAAAGTCAATGTTACGTTTATGGGTGAGCAACCAGGAAACTGGTTCGTCTACGTTGATGCGAATTCAGGTGAAGTCATCGATCAATATAATGCGATCATGCATGCAGATGGCTATCAATCTTCCACTGGAGCTGGATTAGGTGTACTCGGTGACCATCGTCAGCTTCATATCTCACACCAGAATGACAAATCCTTTAAAGATGGAACAAAGTTCTACCTGCTCGATCAAACGCATGAGAATTTAGACGGAATTTACACGTATGACTTTAAGAACAGCTGGGCATACAACCAGCTGCCAGGTGAGCTTTTCCAATCTAACGACGCTGCTTTTACTGATGACTATGATCGTCCAGCGGTAGACGCTCACTACAACTCTGAAGAAGTCTATGATTATTTCTTAGAAGAGCATGACCGTAATTCTATTGATGGTGAAGGTATGCCAATCATCTCAAGCGTGCATTTTGGAGAAGATTACAACAACGCCTTCTGGAACGGCCGCCAAATGACGTACGGAGATGGAGACGGGGAATTCTTCATTCCGTTATCTGCAGGTCTTGATGTGGCGGCTCACGAAATGACACACGGAGTCACCACTCACTCGGCAGGTTTGAAATATGAATTCCAATCAGGAGCGCTAAACGAAGCCTTCTCTGACATTTTCGGCGCGCTTGTTGACGAAGAAGATTGGGAAGTCGGTGAAGACATCATGGCTGAAGAAGCCGTGGCCTCAGGAAGAGAATCACTACGAAGCTTAAGCAACCCAAGTAAATATCCAGTTGGCTCTGCCTATGTAGAATATGGCGATGGAAACGGCATGTACCCTTCCCACATGGACGAGTACTATGACCTTCCACTTGATCTGGATAATGGCGGCGTTCACATCAACTCTTCCATCATTAACCATGCCGCTTATATTACAGGCGAACAAATCGGCAAAGAGAAACTTGGGCAAATTTACTACCGTGCACTAACCGTTTATCTGGCTCCAGAGTCTGACTTCAGCTACGCAAGAGAAGTGCTGATTCAATCTGCAGTGGATCTTTATGGCGAAGGCAGTGAAGAAGCTCTGGCGACTGAGGATGGATTCAATAAGGTAGGGATTACTGAATAA
- a CDS encoding CdaR family transcriptional regulator, giving the protein MLIPKEVAQSIVHETESIMNKNINFMDEEAKIIASLEPTRVGDFHEGAAEVLRTEQKVVISSKETYLGAKPGINLPVRLHEQVVGVIGITGDPEEVDQLGALLQRMTEILIKEAYLDEQVELENQARETFVTEWINNRFDDEKLFATRGWMFGINIYKARVAVLLEMSGFQDYWYKRIGTSDVDVKEEVNLQRYRRAVERLISRHFPEKNEHVLIPNGSSSYTLLLSVNEQTEHQQRKRLITSRINEIQQALEKTYQQKSVAGIGSVCHSPKELWKSVEEADRALRFGVDHQRAFYFFEDLGVESFMYDLSESIREDFIERKLQPSELTSIPDCFHTLETFYKNDGSIKATAEALHIHKNTLQYRLKKVMEVTGYDPRNINDSTLLQIALAFYKIT; this is encoded by the coding sequence ATGCTGATACCTAAAGAAGTCGCACAATCAATCGTGCACGAAACAGAATCGATTATGAATAAAAATATCAACTTTATGGATGAAGAAGCTAAAATCATCGCAAGTTTGGAGCCGACTCGGGTCGGGGATTTTCACGAAGGAGCGGCTGAAGTACTGCGAACCGAACAAAAAGTAGTCATCTCATCAAAAGAAACTTACCTTGGTGCGAAGCCTGGCATCAATTTACCAGTAAGACTTCATGAGCAGGTAGTTGGTGTTATCGGTATCACAGGTGATCCCGAAGAAGTGGATCAGTTGGGGGCTCTTTTGCAGCGAATGACAGAAATACTGATCAAAGAAGCATACTTAGATGAACAAGTAGAACTAGAAAATCAGGCGCGTGAAACGTTCGTTACAGAATGGATCAACAATCGTTTTGATGATGAAAAGCTTTTTGCGACACGAGGTTGGATGTTTGGCATCAATATATATAAAGCTAGAGTTGCGGTTCTTTTAGAGATGAGCGGGTTTCAAGATTATTGGTATAAAAGAATCGGAACTTCAGATGTCGATGTGAAAGAGGAGGTAAACTTACAGCGATACAGACGAGCTGTAGAGCGCTTGATTTCTCGGCACTTTCCTGAGAAGAACGAGCATGTTTTAATTCCGAACGGGAGCTCTAGTTATACTTTATTATTGTCGGTTAATGAACAAACAGAGCATCAACAGCGGAAAAGATTAATTACCTCAAGGATTAATGAAATACAACAGGCACTGGAAAAAACATATCAACAAAAGAGTGTGGCAGGTATCGGCAGTGTATGTCATTCACCAAAAGAGTTGTGGAAATCAGTGGAAGAAGCGGACAGGGCGTTACGCTTCGGGGTGGACCATCAACGAGCGTTTTACTTCTTTGAGGATCTTGGCGTGGAGTCATTCATGTATGATTTATCTGAATCGATCAGGGAAGACTTTATCGAACGGAAGCTCCAACCTTCTGAATTAACGTCAATCCCTGATTGTTTCCATACGCTGGAGACTTTTTATAAGAATGATGGATCAATAAAGGCTACAGCAGAAGCCCTTCATATTCATAAGAACACGTTACAGTACCGATTAAAAAAGGTGATGGAAGTAACGGGGTATGATCCTCGCAACATCAATGATTCAACCTTGCTTCAAATCGCTTTGGCATTCTATAAGATTACCTGA